A region of the Phaseolus vulgaris cultivar G19833 chromosome 11, P. vulgaris v2.0, whole genome shotgun sequence genome:
TTGCAAGCAATATTTTGCAGAATTTTCAACTTCTAATATTTGCAATCACTTTGGCAGGCAAGTCCTTCCGATCCAGAGAATTTTCCTTTTGTTGTCATAGGAAACAAAATAGATATTGATGGTGGGAACAGCAGAGTGGTATTTCCCCCTTAAGTTTGCTgtcttcaatttttcttttctaattttcAAAAGATATCCCACATCAGACCCACTAAGACTCATGAAATACCTAAAACAATGCTAAGGATGTGAACACAACAAGTTCCTGTGTGCAGGTGTCAGAAAAGAAGGCTCGGGCTTGGTGTGCATCAAAAGGAAATATTCCATATTTTGAGACATCTGCCAAGGAAGGCATTAATGTTGAAGAAGCATTCCAATGCATAGCAAAGAATGCCCTGAAAagtggagaagaagaagaattgtAAGTTCCTAAACCTGAGCATCTCTTCTTTCATATTTGTCAACTGAGAAACTGAACTTACCACCAAGTCTCAACATATACAATAAACTAGATGCCTCAGATTATGAATTGTGTTATTTGTTTGAGGGAGCATAGTTTGGTCCCATGAGTGTTCTATTTCACTACTTTATTAAAATTGGAAGATCTATCTATGGTTAATTTTTCCTTATTGAGATTTGagagaaactattttttattctgtATCTAAAAATAATTGGTCATGGGTATACGTTATTAATTGCAATTGCAAGCTGATATTGTTTGTAAAGTGCatgtttctgttttttgtttgtttgtaaAATGGGTCattttttgtaataatattGAAAGAGCATTACTTACTATAATCACGATTCACGACTGCTTCGGGATTTAATTTTGAAGATGCTAGTTTGTCTAATATAATTAAGTCCTGCAATTGGTTATTGGTGTGTATTTTGTTTGCAGTATTTTTAATTCTTGGTGTTTACCCAAAGATTGTGGTTCTTATTATTTGAAACTGGATTTATCCATTCCTATGTTACTGATATTTCTTTTTGGGTTTTGTTGTCCGTGCTTATTGAAGATATCTGCCAGACACAATTGATGTTGGAAACAGCAGTCAGCCACGGGCAACAGGGTGTGAGTGCTGAATATATAGGTTttcttttaaatacaaataaagtACATTACTTCAAAATGATTTCACTGTGTTTAGCCATTGCTGTCTATGAGGCCTCATTGTACATTAGTGTTTGCTCAAGAAACAAATTGTTCCAATGCTATACTTTGGTGCTTGTTTGGTTTGTGTGATAATTGATCATATTAGTTGTTCTACATGTATGTTATTCCGTTATTGTGAAAGGAAACAGCGTAAGATCTTTTTAAGTTATGTATTGCATTGCTCATTGTTCGTACTCAACATCAATTGTATTTTGTACGACTATTTTCGCTATTCTACAAATTTGTGAACCATGATTGATTGTTGTGGTCATGATTCGAGCTTTGTTGATCGACCCTCTCAACACACTACTTTCCGATGATTCAGATGTTGCTCGGTAAATCTCTCGATGTATTGAAACCTAGGATATGGtgattttctataaaatgaaatagAAGCTACCCTTGTAATTTAAACCATTTTCTTgtcttataaattatttttctcgtGGATTTTTCTTgggtttgaaaaaaaaaggcaGAGTACACCCTTTGGTAAAAGTCTAGTTTGGAAAATTTTTGGAGTAAGTTTTCTGGAATTTTCCGAGCCTGATTTCTGGAGCAGGATTCTGGAACAAGATTTTCAGAATAAGGTTTCTCCAACAAAACTTTTAGGAGTTATGAAATTTGCAACAAgctttttggaaatttaaatttTCGGAAGAGATTTTTATAATGAACTTTTCAGAATAAACTTTTAGGATTTTTGGAAGAGTTTTCAGATTACACTTTTAGGATTTTTGGAAGACTTTATCAGAATAAACTTTTAGGAGCACATGAAAGGCTTTTCGAAACGAGTTTTTTTCTGCTGCAACGTGTTCTCCCCCTTTTCCTCTGCTGTTATCGTAATTTGTTAGAATGAGTAAGTAATgatgggtgcaggaagaaaaaaacCAGCTTTCTGAATAGCATACTGAAAGTAATTAGTTTAGTTTATGACTTTTGGTGAAGGGTATAAACGTCGACGTCTAAGCCGGCAACCGATGACAACTACCTGCTTTTTCTAAATTCGTATATAGTTTgactttatttaaaattattcactCCTTTTAATGTCGGTTGTAAATGAAATAGAACTTAAGTTAACACAATCAATATACTTAAATCCTTGAAATTGTCCAATAAgtatttatacttattattagtACAAATGTGGAACGAATTATAGTCTAGattttaaaactataaattaatttttaaaagtagTCATCCAAAGATGCCATTTATTTTATAGATCAATAATGATATACGGATTTAACTCCGAAAGAAAGACACCAACAAACTAGTCCTCTTTAAATCCGCCGAAAACGGAGATTccacaacaataaagggaagagtgagtgaaaaaaaataaatgaggtaaaaacaggcGTAGCCATATTGATAATTGCGAGACTGCTATATATTCTTTATGAAGCCATCCAAATTTCAATATGTTCTCAACCAATAATGCAGTGAAtagcattgaagttatagaatTGAACGCGCAAATTTTGCACAACTATCCACTTGTTTAAGTTAAAtacttcaaaaataaatttgaaaaaaatggcTCTACAACTTCAAAATATCAGTGAACTTCCGTCCTCTCATCTCCGGGGGGTAAGGATGAACTTCCAATGCAATACTCTGCTCACTGAATTTCCAATTGTCCGTCAATTTGGAGTTAGTCCTAACCAGCACTTGACCTTTGAAACAACTGACTGGATCAAGTGGCATGGATTATTAATTACAATGCATGCAACAAGCGTCTATAACAGAACTAGTAATAATAGAACCAAACAAGCAACTATACTGgaactaaacatttttttatctctacATGTGACACTCATTTTCAACTTGGTGCTTGTACCAAAAGAGATCTAGACTCTACATGTACAACCCTTTTCAGTTCCACCCACGTCGTATTCTTATTAAAGGGAGGAACTAATTTAAAACCAATCAATCAATTTGGAACAGCAAAATATTTCACAATACCGACCAAGTATTTGGCATTGTACAAGAGCAACCAAACAACTTCTGTCAATATAAAAGTATTACATTACTCTATTGATTCTCATAGATGAACAACTTTTATCTTAAATTCTCATacttaaaaataatcaattttagTCCCTATATTTAAAATCATCTTCTAATTCTTACTAGTTTTTGAGTTCAAAACAGTGAAgactaaaatttatatatatgaacTAAAAGAGATTAATTAGTCTGAACTAATAcgatttgtttttaaatatggAGACTAAAggtaaatgaataattaaactCATTAAGATGGGCGACGCATCTATTAAATAAGATTAGCTTCTCACTAAAAGCAACTAAAAAAGGTATTGTTTTGAACAAAGGAGTCGAGTCCACTCTCAAGCTTGTGTAGTTATATAAAACGTCCCTAATGCAATGAAAAATGTTGAAATCGAAAATGTTGAAAAACCTAATCTTCCAAAGTCAGTTTTGTAAAGTTAAATTAGacttaagttaattttataagaggaaaaataataatgaaacaGGTACAATTTCCATAAATAAGAAAAAGTAGTATTCAAATCATACTAGATCAACTCTATTGAATGGATATAACAGGGAGTTGAAGCCCAAAAGAGAAAAACGGACACATGACAATTCCCAATATAGGAAAAAGCAaaatccaataaaaaaataaggtcAAAATACAGATTCATGTCTTCAATTTGGAAACGGACTGTCATGCTTTCTCCTCAAATATTTCAGGTTTTCTTTCGCATGAGCGCGCTAAATATTCCCAAGTTGAACTCCATATGTTTCTTTCAGTTCATTTCCTAATTGTTATCTTTTTTgcataattttttctatttacttTGTTTACTAAAATTATCATTTATGAACTACTCTGTAACACTCAACTGAGTTGATATAAGGATGATACTATGTTGACCTCAACTAAAAGAAAATCCACAACAAATTGAGAATGCATACTCACATTGTCAAAATGATGGCGAGAGATCAGTACGTATGAAGACAATAACTTTTTTAGCAGATGTACTGAACCTTTATTTTGTCCCAACAGAAGAAAGTTTTTCCTGGTTAGATGGCCGAACTGAATTTCCTGCTGCAGTCGAAGATGCTAATGGGTTTTGCAGAGTAGTAGCTACAGTGCCTGCAGGTCTAGAAATAAGTGGCCTCTGTGGACTCATCATCATTTGTGGTCTTGGGAGTGAGTTTGCAATATTTGTAGGAATTCTATTAGTTGATACAGTTGCTGGTACACCTCTAGATGAGGAAGCTGGTATACCAAGCCGCGATGCAATAATCAGAGCACGCTCATGATAAAGCTTATGCCTTGATCGCTCTACATGCTCCCTTGCCCTCAACACCACGTTCTCCACATCATTGAAAAAAGCCAACTTAGTTTCCAACTTGAGCAACTGTAAGTAGACAGAATTGGTCAAGAAAGTCAGAAACAAAACATTAATACAAGGCAACGAGATCTTTATCAGGCCATGAGATTACCTGTTTTTCTATCAACAAGGAAGTAAGCTGTCGGATTTGGTCTTCTTCCTGATTTGCTAGAACTTTTGCTTTTACTGCTGCTGCAGCAAGTGTAGAAACTGCAGCTCGtttcattttttcaaaattgctgtcTTGTTTAATCCTTGTATCATTATCTTCCACTTTTGCTCCATTATCTGCATGATCTTTACCTGTTCCTGTATGttgattttattcattttttgtggattaaaatcaaaatattaaaaaacactGCTAAATTATTTAGAcctctaattatattttttaaataaatatggcTCTTATTTTTTCTCTGCATGTGTGCGGTTGAGAGGAAGGAAAAGAGAGAGACCTGTATTTGCACCATTTTCAGCACCAGAATTTGGTCTAACTGGATTTGATGGTGACATCATATCTACATCTATTTCTGTACCATTACACTGGGATGATTTTGTTGTAACTAGTGCTTGAGAGTCAACCTTGTCCGATGACAAGGAATTAGAAACTCCATCAACATCCATGGCTGAATCTTTTGTTTCTACAGATTCACAAACTGGATTTGCAGATTGTGGATTTTGAGACTTGTTCTTAGTTGGGGGAGTAGAGTCAGAGACTATCTCACATTTTGATGTCTCTATCAGCTTTGGCTGCTCTTCTGATAAATTGTCTTTAAGTGACTGAAGTTCTTTCTTCTCTGATGGAAGAGAATCAGACACGCAAATGCCCTTTGCAGAAGTAGGTTCTTCAATTAAGGTTCCCTTCTGAACCTGGTCAGAATTAGATTTAGTTTCATCCTTGGATGTTGAACCACCTGAATTATGCAGAGTGTCTGGTGCTTGATCGTCGGATAGCTTTGCATTGATTACATTGCAATTGTCAAGCCCACTCTCATGATTAACCATTGGTTGCTCCTTTGAAGAAATTGCCTTTTCTGAGGATGCATCTTCTGTGGAAGCCGGCTGTCCCTTGTCTTGTAAAGTGTTACTTCCAATTTTCATATTATTGTGATCATTTGGTAAATCGTTATCATCCAACATTGGTTTATCCTTCTTTACATTTACTTCGTTCTGATCTCCCTCACTTTTAGAATCCCTGTGATCAAAATTCAGTAACAACATTGTAAGTTCCAATCAACAAGAACTGGACTTCATATCAAACTACCAAAATGAAAATTACCACATACCTCTCAGAACTAGTTGGTTCATTCTTATTATCCGGTGGATCTTCGAGAAGAAAGCAACACCTTGCAGCAAGGTCAGTGCCAGGAGAATTTCTTGACATGGATTTTATGGAGCTATGAGCTGAAGCAACAGCCACATCAGTACCCACCAAGTGTGCAAGGAAAGTTGCCTGTAGAAGAAAGCAACATAATCCTACTTAGCAAGACTACATGGGAAATAACAGGAAATGACACAAGGAAAGAGAAAGGTTGTATTTAATGTAATAATAAGTATTATTTAATAGTGTAACAAACACTAGCAGTTTTGAAAGGCTTTTGTGGTCTGCACGCAAACAAGACATGACACAGTGCACAAACAGCAGTTACAAACTTACAGCAAAATATAAgtaattcaaaattattgtcCTAAAGATAGGAgatttgaattaaataattCAAACCAGATACTTATAGTCACACCCAAAAATACACAGAATTAATGTTACTGTTCATGCATCGAAGTATTCAACTTACCAGTGCCATGACTGGATTACCCACTTCAGCAAATGAAGAAGGTCCTTCAGGTCCAGGAGAATAACCAACAGCAGCAAATGCTTCCTTAAGAGCATTTATAGCACATTCATTGCCTGCTTCCTGATCAGACTTCCCCTTAACAGCATCTTCAGATTTAGAAGTTCCCTCACTAGCTTTCTCATCACTACCTTCTTGTAACTTTAGATTGTCCTCCTGACTCGCCTTCACTTCAACATCCTCAGCCTTGGAAGTTTTATCCTGATCGCTAGTATCATTCTCAATACACTCTGAAGCATCCTTGCCCACAGATGAGTCATTGTTTGTTGCAACTGGATCTGTTGGTTCTTTGCAACCAGCATCAACATTATCCTCAAATTCAGCAAAGGTATCCTCAATTGGCATTTGAACAAAGTACGATATGCACTGAGCTTTTGTTTTTGTTCCAACAtgttctgcaatttcattccaattttctttataaagttCTAAGGCTTCAAGGAGCAGAAGGGTCTCTTGATCAGTCCACTTTCCACCATTAACCCCTGCAACTTCAGCTGGTTCCATGAGTATAAAATCCAATGAAGACATGCCAGAGCCAAATCTTCTATTACTAAAGCAGTCGGAACACAGATCAAAATCTGCCTGTCAGACACATCACAGAATAGATAAAATATACAAGATGAAATGGAGGAGCAAAgtaaaaaaatcatgaataacCACATTCCAACAATGTATTAGTGATAATTCAACAGAGAGTGAAATAGCTAACCAGACTGCTGCTAACTAAGTTACAGAAACCACTACACCCACAAAATCAATCAATACAAACAATGACCTTTTGAGTCAACACTTGGCCTCTCTTGATGGTTGATTTTTTTGTAAGTTCACTGGCAATTGAAAAGGTTTCAAAACTGACTGTAGCTGTTACACTATTCCAGAAATTTTCCTTTTACGGTGGCATTTAACAAAGTTAAAAAATCTATAACACAACTCAGATTAGAATGTAAACTGATTCCATACCATCACGCTACAAAGGTAGTAACGGAAaacatttattgtatatatcaTAAAAATGTGCTAATATATTAACTCATTAAAAGTGTGATATAGTACAAACATACCAACCAATGGAACTAATGCTACCACTTTTATAAGAACACCAAGTTTGGGACAAGATTGCATTTGAGTGATATACAAggaatgataaataaatatatttaaagttaaATCATATCTTCGGTGTATCACTATAAGAAGCAATTCAATTTCAATAATAGATACCAACCTGCTTCTGGCAATGGTAACGTTTGCGAGAACAATCAGCAGAACATGAGTTGCAATGGTACTCAAGCATCTCAACAGCTGGCCCCTCTTGTTTCACCAACTCTTCAGCAATAGTAGACTCTGGAAACAAGCCAGAGGCTGTAGCTGGAGTCATTTGGCTAGACCTTTGAACAGGTCGACATAATTGGAGAGTTTCAAAGTGATACAATTTTTCAAGCAAAGAACTCTTTTCTGCATCTCCGTCATCCTCCATGGCAGTTACCACAGCAGAATCCATTGAAGGGAATGGGTGGAAGTTAATTAAACCCCAGTAGTCCAAAAACTCCATTACTTCTTGCCTAGCTTCCATGTCTCCAACATTAAGCTGTGACATATCTTTCAATTCAATTTGCACATTGGGATTTGAATGAAACTTCTTCATTATCCAATTTCGTATCTCCATGTATACATCAGGCGTCCGATTTTCAATTTTGCCATTAAAGAAAGAAGGCAACATTTGCTTCTCAATTTCATGAATATACAACCATGAAAACCAACCTGAAATTAAATTCCAATGGTAAATGACTAATTTAAGAATAACGTCTTTTAGCTTTGGATCAAAACCTAAAATCGCTTATTGCAATTAAATATTGAAATAGTAAATCAACGATTTGAACACTCGGGGCACCAAAGATTTGCATAAAAGTACCACCAGTATCTTGTTGGACAACTACATGATAGGAAATAATACTCATACTACACCGTTCTTTAATTATGCAACATACTCTTGGACCCAGCAGCAAGGATGATGTGTTGCAGTGCAGTTTTCTTCTTGTTTAGGGTTAAGAAAGTTCCAACAAACAAAACAGAAACACTCAATCAGCTTCCATACAGTTCTTCCTGACCTTTCCTTGCTACCTACTACAAAAGTCTACAGTCAACGGCTATTTTGTTAAAAGTCACTGTCATCGTCAGCAGTGGCGGACCTAGAACGTTTGAGGGTGGACACCCccttaattttgtaaaattacagtaaaatatatgaaaattttaatttttgctcccgaaaaatttatatattgattCCATTATCAAGTAACAGACTCATGTTAAAATAGGAGTGTTATATTGTTTGCCCCCACTAGTCCAGAGCCTCGGACGCGCCTCCGGTCATCACTTATTTTACTAGGCCATAAGGTTAGGTTGGTCTGGTCAAATTTCAGAATATAGAACTATTACACACAATTTTCCACATCAAACCTCCTCTGATGTAATTTAGAAAAGCACCTCAGTTCTCGAACAACTACACCTACTTAGGGAAACGTAATTTAAATTGCGAATTAGGGAGATAAGCAGACTGCAAATGGTAAGAACATAACTTAAAGAGAATCTATCATGCACCAGTTCATCCGAATCACTCGTTCGTCGCGAACATCAAGTGAACAACAATGGCATAAAATCGAACACATGGCCTGTTCCATACTATTTGCTACAATTGAAGCCCTAAAGGTAAGCATAACCAAATTAGGGTTCGAGAAAGGGCGCAAAGTCTCACCGCAATGAGTGGGAACCACATGCGCATTGGCACCGCGAGATCTGATGGCTTCGAATTCCGCTTCAATCGCGGCCTCCAGAGTCTCCCACTCGCTCTCCTTCCTGAGCTGCTCGGCGAGCGCGGCGGAGTCGGCGGCGGAGAGGTGTGTACGTTCGGAGTGTTTGACGGCGGCGGGAGTGGAAGCGCCAGCGGAAGAGGAGGCGGCGACGGAGTTGGGGGTTTGGCGGGCCCGGGTGAGGGGGCCATTGTGGAGGGGAGGAGGATGGAGCGGCGAGGCCTTGTCCCGAGCGGCGCGTTTGGAGGGGGCGGAGGATGAACCGGAGGCGTTGAGAGCGGCGGACTTGCGCTTGTTACCTCCGGCGCGGCGGCGAGACGATGCGGGCTCCGATGCCGGGGAATCTGCGGCGGAGGGAGCAGCGTCGCGGCGTTTCTCCTCCATGGagaagagaaggagaaggaAAGGGGTTAGAGGAGAAATAAAATTGGGTGAGTGAATGTGAAACAGTGGTGGTGCTGCCCTTCCCTTCCCTTCCAACACATATAATACGTCGTCGTTATCTCATTTCATTTCCCTCTTTTCTTATTTCCACCTACGCCTTTTACTTTCCCCACCCCCACACACTCCACTCCCTGCGTACGTGTCCCTTTCTAATTTTACActcaataattattatttcctaaCATAATTCTTTTAACAACTCAATCTTTTTGtattaatcaaaatttaattttactacataacctttttctttatataaaatatGTGTTGTTGAAAATAATTGACTGTTTGAAAAAATAAACCATAAATTCATGCCTAAAGACAAGTGGCACGGGTAGATTTCAAGAACcacttttaatataaaaaaatatccacTTTTCTCTTTCCTCtcaatcataaataataaaaaaaacaaatatcttttatcttactcccatatttttttaactacttTTGATTTAATATTTTCCATTTCTTGTCTTTGGaccttttttaaatttaattatgatatttttatgtTTCAAACAATAactatgcaattttttttttataaattagaaaAGTGTGATTTTGATATACACAGATCTTAAACAGAGAAAATAacctaaataaatatatatatcagAAAAAAGAGGTACCCCAagcttctttttctcttctttatcTCCGTTGttcttcaaataaataatttaagtataatttatatatttatacataatttatatatttatacataatttatatttccATCATGACAACTTTTTAAGTATAAAACTAACTTAGGTCTAAAAATTTTGAAGAGTAAattatgttttcttttgttttggaaatgtaaatattatattttttatttcatgattattttattttctgacGTATACAAGTATATAAaactttttatacaaaattattatatataaatcatTAACTTctgcaataaaaaaatcaccaaAATGTTTTTATACTACTCTTAAGAAATAGAAGTGTTACACATTTACAAGTTAGTATACATACTCAGAATATGCACCTTACAAAAATGAAACAATACCAAATAAACTAATCCATCaaactagtttataaaattataggAATTCTCAGTCATTTCAATTTGTgagctataaaaaaaaatcttaaaagcATACCTTTCCTGTTCTTATCGCAAGACatattttataagaaattatgggtcatttttataaagttttttaaaaatttatgtaacgttgtatttgtttctatttatgaATATTCGTATTTTGTACGAATGGATAGTAATTTTTTAGATTATTAATAacgaaaattaatttgataatatttAAGACAAAAACAATTAAGTTAATTACTTTTAATGATGTGATTATATTATAAGTATCATGTATCACtatacaaaagaaaatattaaattatattaaactgATATTAATggtagataaaaaaataattaatcattatattaattaaattatctactattttataaattaaaaaaaatattaatatttatttcactGGTTTTTCAATCAAGTGCGATGACTAATTATGTGAATCAACGGTTCTTCTTGTACTAGATTGAATGACTATTACAACACTTTGTCATCAGTGAGTAAAACTAACTTGTCTCACGACAAGTCTAATTCCAGCTCACAGTGAGAGGTGAAGAATGAAAGTCGTGATTTTGAAGAAGTGATTGCACAAAAACCTcacaaatattttcaaaataagataggaaaatattatattattaatttttaaattgatattttaattagctactaaaattttaattaccaattaattaaattaacaaatatcattaagttaaacaaaatagttaaatacattaaaattttcTAACATCTTCTAAAACACCCTTATCGCGAATAAAAGAAGTACACAATAAGATTGAttaacaaaatgtaaaatattaattaaagtgaTAATATTTTAGGAAAAACAACATTCAATGAAGTGAAAACAGTTGaaataaagttatatttttcaaaaagtgTAATTTTTTAGATTAAAGTATTGACaatcattaaaataaatcagtgacaaactttattttttatagcaTAAAAAACTAAACCAATGCATTTAGAATTTGAGAAACTTATTTGATTGTTGAAGAAAAAACTTATTTGATAGAATGAATTCAGAGAGAGATATAAAAAGGATACAATGAAATGACATAATGAACAAAAGTAATGAGATGAAATAATGGATAAATCATGTGTTGTGTAGCAAAATAGTGTTTGACAATATTACACATTCCTTTGCTGTGTAATAATAATGGTGATGAGGATTTCACGTGTGTGTGTGTGATGTAGTTGAAATTAAACAGATAGAGTCTGAATTAAAGTTCCCAAAAACCAAGTTGAGTCAAAgattctttatttaatatcagTGACAGTTGCCATGTTTTGCAACTGAAACCAAACAGTGGACTACATGTTAGTTTGTTGTCAAATCCTAAGTCTCCTTCAAAATGAATTGTTCCCTCAACCAACAATGATAATGGGTCAAATTATTACCACCACTTCTGTTTTTTTCCAACTTCTTCCTTCGTTTCCAacgttttttcttcttcctaaAAACACTCACATCACAAAATTATTGAAAGTTTACTTATAGATTTAGTTCTTCAGCATCTATATAGTTTTAGCTATTCAAAGTTTAATCATGTTTATTGAGTTATGATAAACATGAGATTTTACTTTGTTATACTTTCACTGTGCTTATTAGATTTCCAAGTACTttaatttaaagagttaaatgTCTTTTTATCTTGTAATATAAtgcaaaattagtttttatttttaattcgaTCTTTAGACTTTATggattttttaagaaaattatgagAATATGTTATTACcaatttttaacaaatttttaatatgaattatattataatattatagcATGCACGTTACCTAATAATAATtagaatgaaatattttaaaattatagtttAAACTGAAAATCCGTTTAtcatatataaaagaaaactaACACTGACTCATTCTAATAATTTATTAGATATTTGTTctaataatttctttataataaatatatagaaGATCTAAAGTTTGGATTAGGAACTAAACAAATTTTgcgagaaa
Encoded here:
- the LOC137824965 gene encoding SWI/SNF complex subunit SWI3D, translating into MEEKRRDAAPSAADSPASEPASSRRRAGGNKRKSAALNASGSSSAPSKRAARDKASPLHPPPLHNGPLTRARQTPNSVAASSSAGASTPAAVKHSERTHLSAADSAALAEQLRKESEWETLEAAIEAEFEAIRSRGANAHVVPTHCGWFSWLYIHEIEKQMLPSFFNGKIENRTPDVYMEIRNWIMKKFHSNPNVQIELKDMSQLNVGDMEARQEVMEFLDYWGLINFHPFPSMDSAVVTAMEDDGDAEKSSLLEKLYHFETLQLCRPVQRSSQMTPATASGLFPESTIAEELVKQEGPAVEMLEYHCNSCSADCSRKRYHCQKQADFDLCSDCFSNRRFGSGMSSLDFILMEPAEVAGVNGGKWTDQETLLLLEALELYKENWNEIAEHVGTKTKAQCISYFVQMPIEDTFAEFEDNVDAGCKEPTDPVATNNDSSVGKDASECIENDTSDQDKTSKAEDVEVKASQEDNLKLQEGSDEKASEGTSKSEDAVKGKSDQEAGNECAINALKEAFAAVGYSPGPEGPSSFAEVGNPVMALATFLAHLVGTDVAVASAHSSIKSMSRNSPGTDLAARCCFLLEDPPDNKNEPTSSERDSKSEGDQNEVNVKKDKPMLDDNDLPNDHNNMKIGSNTLQDKGQPASTEDASSEKAISSKEQPMVNHESGLDNCNVINAKLSDDQAPDTLHNSGGSTSKDETKSNSDQVQKGTLIEEPTSAKGICVSDSLPSEKKELQSLKDNLSEEQPKLIETSKCEIVSDSTPPTKNKSQNPQSANPVCESVETKDSAMDVDGVSNSLSSDKVDSQALVTTKSSQCNGTEIDVDMMSPSNPVRPNSGAENGANTGTGKDHADNGAKVEDNDTRIKQDSNFEKMKRAAVSTLAAAAVKAKVLANQEEDQIRQLTSLLIEKQLLKLETKLAFFNDVENVVLRAREHVERSRHKLYHERALIIASRLGIPASSSRGVPATVSTNRIPTNIANSLPRPQMMMSPQRPLISRPAGTVATTLQNPLASSTAAGNSVRPSNQEKLSSVGTK